The Apostichopus japonicus isolate 1M-3 chromosome 20, ASM3797524v1, whole genome shotgun sequence genome contains a region encoding:
- the LOC139961420 gene encoding uncharacterized protein isoform X1, which translates to MMLPKEKKQNNTLHTTTTGDQKMLSTETPAGIGELEAVQEQSGQLIHGGLLILVHPIKWEVSTYITVLMEILELDGIITQAEANQTAVDTYKRVMSKIVDRYIVDRTSHERNLEGDISIADLRNLKNDVVGLRYELFKKLWNVNEKLEQHSSESGEIRQEMTHVNNVFDSLSKNKDELETYREEADRLQELLKVGMEKLPDIPEIPPEREMSSSLLDARAKSQSNTTVNEIVDFFETLDGDFLTESHRSLPLHDRLPKRRKSKLPRMIRTSTTTLNSKESLDSEGSMESKESAQSETIRRPKKPISKKPRKRTSSSVAAEKRDIATSSQSDDSKESARPKLNRRVTAIPMLYTMQPPRKPTAKEKPKKPTKKKVTGVPTTPGQPKETDGLLEKEETISDDTAVSYNISTGLPTAAAEATAGTKPDSQNGSGIPKEKKTREGLTKNFFFNLSQSVHRRLRYDVI; encoded by the exons ATGATG TTGccgaaggaaaaaaaacaaaacaacactcTACATACGACAACGACGGGAGATCAGAAAATGCTGTCAACGGAAACACCAGCGGGCATTGGAGAACTCGAAGCTGTACAGGAACAA AGTGGTCAACTAATCCATGGTGGACTGTTGATCTTGGTGCATCCTATCAAGTGGGAAGTATCCACATATATAACCGTGTTGATGGAAATTTTG GAGCTGGATGGAATAATCACCCAAGCAGAGGCCAATCAAACAGCTGTAGATACCTATAAG CGTGTCATGTCCAAAATAGTCGACCGGTACATCGTGGATAGAACCTCACACGAACGAAATTTAGAGGGAGACATTTCGATCGCTGATCTACGGAACCTAAAGAATGATGTGGTTGGTTTGCG ATACGAGCTCTTCAAAAAGCTTTGGAATGTTAATGAAAAGTTGGAGCAACATTCGTCTGAATCTGGCGAAATTAGACAAGAAATGACTCACGTGAACAACGTCTTCGACAGTCTAAGTAAAAACAAAGACGAATTGGAGACATATCGAGAAGAGGCCGACCGATTACAGGAACTCTTGAAGGTCGGTATGGAAAAGCTTCCCGATATACCGGAAATACCGCCAGAGAGAGAAATGTCATCCTCGTTACTCGACGCACGAGCAAAATCGCAGTCTAATACCACTGTTAACGAAATCGTCGATTTTTTCGAAACCCTCGACGGGGATTTTCTTACCGAGAGTCACCGAAGTCTTCCTCTCCACGATAGATTGCCAAAGAGGAGAAAATCGAAGCTACCGCGAATGATTCGGACGAGTACCACGACGCTTAACTCTAAAGAATCGTTAGATTCCGAGGGTAGCATGGAGTCCAAAGAGAGTGCTCAGTCAGAAACGATTAGGCGTCCTAAGAAACCGATATCGAAAAAACCGAGGAAACGAACATCGTCTTCCGTTGCCGCGGAGAAGCGAGATATTGCCACGTCGAGTCAAAGCGATGATTCGAAAGAGAGCGCACGACCAAAGCTAAATCGGAGGGTTACTGCAATTCCAATGCTGTATACGATGCAACCGCCGAGGAAACCTACAGCCAAAGAAAAACCGAAAAAACCGACAAAGAAGAAAGTTACCGGTGTACCGACAACACCGGGCCAACCTAAAGAAACTGATGGGTTACTGGAGAAAGAGGAGACGATATCGGACGATACCGCGGTGTCTTATAATATATCGACAGGTTTACCAACAGCTGCGGCAGAGGCCACCGCAGGCACGAAACCAGACAGTCAAAACGGTTCCGGTATCCCAAAGGAGAAAAAGACGAGGGAAggtttgaccaaaaatttttttttcaatctttcGCAATCAGTCCATCGCCGATTGAGGTATGACGTCATATAG
- the LOC139961420 gene encoding uncharacterized protein isoform X3 — MMMMDLINTGKLAVILFCLVVGTPACTAPECHYDAALLSPHVTCDVSPFGGTPPCYGECSAIINCACDDPAYTISDAGNSYCCSGAWDPDVYNVKCTGPCTVDAGENVISKNSAGNVTETIDSGDFVMYSCPEGYSGTGSAQVGCTDGVWDTHQQFNCLAQTCDNGQLTSVTLCTHDVAEGKKTKQHSTYDNDGRSENAVNGNTSGHWRTRSCTGTKWSTNPWWTVDLGASYQVGSIHIYNRVDGNFGQRLLGAQVLAGTEADPLRNEIIGTIGPKELLDNPIVFTLDKTVTHVSVRLPGNSKHLTLCGVEVYGVPL, encoded by the exons atgatgatgatggatcTTATCAATACCGGAAAGTTGGCAGTGATATTATTTTGTCTGGTGGTCGGAACACCCG ctTGTACAGCCCCTGAATGTCACTATGATGCGGCGCTTCTTTCTCCTCACGTGACCTGCGATGTATCACCCTTCGGTGGAACTCCTCCTTGTTATGGAGAATGTTCGGCCATTATCAACTGTGCCTGCGACGACCCGGCGTATACCATTTCCGATGCTGGCAATTCGTACTGTTGTTCTGGAGCTTGGGACCCAGATGTCTACAACGTCAAATGCACTG GTCCTTGCACTGTCGATGCCGGTGAGAATGTTATATCGAAGAACTCTGCTGGAAATGTGACAGAAACGATTGATTCTGGAGATTTTGTTATGTACTCCTGTCCAGAGGGATATTCAGGAACTGGTAGTGCACAGGTAGGGTGTACAGACGGCGTATGGGACACACATCAACAATTCAACTGCTTAG CACAAACGTGTGACAATGGCCAATTGACTAGCGTGACATTATGTACACATGATG TTGccgaaggaaaaaaaacaaaacaacactcTACATACGACAACGACGGGAGATCAGAAAATGCTGTCAACGGAAACACCAGCGGGCATTGGAGAACTCGAAGCTGTACAGGAACAA AGTGGTCAACTAATCCATGGTGGACTGTTGATCTTGGTGCATCCTATCAAGTGGGAAGTATCCACATATATAACCGTGTTGATGGAAATTTTG GTCAGAGACTTCTTGGGGCTCAAGTCTTAGCTGGCACTGAAGCTGATCCGCTAAGGAACGAAATCATAGGTACCATAGGTCCCAAGGAACTACTTGACAATCCCATTGTGTTTACATTGGACAAGACTGTGACGCATGTATCAGTGCGTCTGCCAGGAAACAGTAAACACCTTACCCTGTGTGGAGTGGAAGTATATGGTGTTCCTCTCTAA
- the LOC139961420 gene encoding uncharacterized protein isoform X2: MANLRQSILCCGRLTCSATGKLVLELDGIITQAEANQTAVDTYKRVMSKIVDRYIVDRTSHERNLEGDISIADLRNLKNDVVGLRYELFKKLWNVNEKLEQHSSESGEIRQEMTHVNNVFDSLSKNKDELETYREEADRLQELLKVGMEKLPDIPEIPPEREMSSSLLDARAKSQSNTTVNEIVDFFETLDGDFLTESHRSLPLHDRLPKRRKSKLPRMIRTSTTTLNSKESLDSEGSMESKESAQSETIRRPKKPISKKPRKRTSSSVAAEKRDIATSSQSDDSKESARPKLNRRVTAIPMLYTMQPPRKPTAKEKPKKPTKKKVTGVPTTPGQPKETDGLLEKEETISDDTAVSYNISTGLPTAAAEATAGTKPDSQNGSGIPKEKKTREGLTKNFFFNLSQSVHRRLRYDVI; encoded by the exons ATGGCAAACTTAAGACAGTCGATATTGTGTTGTGGAAGATTAACATGTTCAGCCACTGGAAAACTGGTTTTG GAGCTGGATGGAATAATCACCCAAGCAGAGGCCAATCAAACAGCTGTAGATACCTATAAG CGTGTCATGTCCAAAATAGTCGACCGGTACATCGTGGATAGAACCTCACACGAACGAAATTTAGAGGGAGACATTTCGATCGCTGATCTACGGAACCTAAAGAATGATGTGGTTGGTTTGCG ATACGAGCTCTTCAAAAAGCTTTGGAATGTTAATGAAAAGTTGGAGCAACATTCGTCTGAATCTGGCGAAATTAGACAAGAAATGACTCACGTGAACAACGTCTTCGACAGTCTAAGTAAAAACAAAGACGAATTGGAGACATATCGAGAAGAGGCCGACCGATTACAGGAACTCTTGAAGGTCGGTATGGAAAAGCTTCCCGATATACCGGAAATACCGCCAGAGAGAGAAATGTCATCCTCGTTACTCGACGCACGAGCAAAATCGCAGTCTAATACCACTGTTAACGAAATCGTCGATTTTTTCGAAACCCTCGACGGGGATTTTCTTACCGAGAGTCACCGAAGTCTTCCTCTCCACGATAGATTGCCAAAGAGGAGAAAATCGAAGCTACCGCGAATGATTCGGACGAGTACCACGACGCTTAACTCTAAAGAATCGTTAGATTCCGAGGGTAGCATGGAGTCCAAAGAGAGTGCTCAGTCAGAAACGATTAGGCGTCCTAAGAAACCGATATCGAAAAAACCGAGGAAACGAACATCGTCTTCCGTTGCCGCGGAGAAGCGAGATATTGCCACGTCGAGTCAAAGCGATGATTCGAAAGAGAGCGCACGACCAAAGCTAAATCGGAGGGTTACTGCAATTCCAATGCTGTATACGATGCAACCGCCGAGGAAACCTACAGCCAAAGAAAAACCGAAAAAACCGACAAAGAAGAAAGTTACCGGTGTACCGACAACACCGGGCCAACCTAAAGAAACTGATGGGTTACTGGAGAAAGAGGAGACGATATCGGACGATACCGCGGTGTCTTATAATATATCGACAGGTTTACCAACAGCTGCGGCAGAGGCCACCGCAGGCACGAAACCAGACAGTCAAAACGGTTCCGGTATCCCAAAGGAGAAAAAGACGAGGGAAggtttgaccaaaaatttttttttcaatctttcGCAATCAGTCCATCGCCGATTGAGGTATGACGTCATATAG